Below is a window of Anaeromyxobacter sp. DNA.
GCTGACCTTCTCCAGCGAGCCAGTTACAACAATCAGGCACGGGTCCACCAAGGTTACCACTACCCTCGGTCGCTGCTCACCGCAATCCGGTCACGCCTCAACTTCGGTCGGTTCATCGAAGACTACCCAGACTGTGTCGATGGCAGTTTCGCTAAGTACTACGCCATTGGAAGGCAGTTCTCCCATGTCACCGGGCGCCAGTTTGTGGCCTTCTGCCAGCGAATCGGCGCACCGATCGAACCCGCGCCTCAGAATGTCAGGAAGCTATTCGATTCCCAGCGCATAGAGGATGTGTTCTTAGTTCAGGAGTGGGCCTTCGACGCTTTCAAACTGAGGGACCGGGTCAGGAGGAATCTGGAAGCGGCCAATGTCGAGTTGCGCCTCCTGACACGCGCCGTTCGGGTTTCGACTGCATCGGATGGGCTCCTGGCCGTGGACCTCGTCGGCGGGAATGGCGCGGAGCGCTTGCTGACCCGGCGTGTAGTCAACTGCACATACTCCGGCATCAATCACCTCCTTGGCGCCTCCCGCCTTCCTGTCATTCCTCTCAAACACGAGGGGACAGAGATGGCTTTGGTCGAGCCTCCGCCTGCGCTTCGCAATGCGGGCGTCACGGTCATGTGCGGCCCCTTCTTTTCGATCATGCCATTTCCGCCGCGCGGCCTGCACACGCTCTCCCACGTTCGGTATACGCCACATCACTCCTGGTGGGAGAGGGCCGGGGCGGCGCAGAAGCCCTCCGACCACCGACCTGAACTCGCCAGCAACTATGAGCGAATGGTTCGCGACGCATCAAGGTTCTTGCCCTGTTTGCGGGATTGCGTCTACCGCGGCTCGCTCTGGGAGGTGAAGACCGTTCTCCCCGCGAGCGAGCAGGATGACAGTCGTCCAATCCTCTTTAGGGCCGACCACGGTCTTCCGGACTCACCTGCATCATGGGTGGCAAGATCGACAATGTGTACGATGTGATCCAAGAGTTGGATGCACGCCACGCCGCCGGTACGCTCTGACGTCTCCGGGCTCCGCCTGCAACTGGACCCCACCATGACCTCAGCTCTCGTTGGACACAGCGGCTTCGTCGGAGAGACCCTCAAGCGCCAGGCGACATGGGATGAGCTTTATCGCTCAACCGACATCGAGGCCATCGAGGGTCGGTCCTTCGACCTGGTCGTGTGCGCCGGCGCGCCCGCGGCCAAGTGGAAGGCAAACAGGGAGCCTCAGGCGGACCTCGAGAACCTTCAGCGCCTGCAGCGGCACCTCGGTCGCGTCAAGGCCCGCCGTTTCGTGCTGATCTCGACGGTGGACGTCTACCCCGCGCCGGCTGGGGTGGATGAAGACTCATCCTTCAGTCCAGATCCGGCTAACGCCTACGGCACCAATCGCCTGGCCCTCGAGCGCTATTGCCGCTTGCGCTTCGACGCAACTGTGGTGCGCCTCCCCGCCCTCTTTGGCGCTGGTCTCCGGAAGAACGCCGTGTACGACCTGCTCAACGAGAACGGCGTGGAGTTGCTCCAGCCCCGTTCCGAGTTTCAGTTCTACGACATGGCTGAGCTCTGGGTCGACCTCACGCGGATCCAGGATGCGGGCCTCAAGCTGGTCAACCTCGCCACCGAGCCCACCAGCCTCGCCGACGTCGCGCGAATCGCGTTCGGCCGCCGCCTCGAGGCCACCGAGCGCTCCCCTGTCGTTCGCTACGACTTCAGGACGAAGCACGCTTCGATCTGGGGACGGGCGGGCGGCTATGCCTACGGCCGGGAGGAGATCCTCGAGCGCCTCCAAGCTTTCGTCGCCACCTCCCGTGAGCTCGGGAGGCCTGCGTGAAGGTGGCGGTCTCGAACATCGCCTGGAGGCCCGCGGATGACGAGGCGGTCGCCATGGTCATGCACCGCCACGGGGCGGACGGCGTGGAGCTCGCCCCTACCGCCTATTGGCCAGACCCCTTGCTTGTCCCGCGGGCCGAGCGCCGAGCCCTTCGCCAGAAGTGGGGCGGGTTGGGATTCCCCGTGGTGGCGCTGCAGGCCCTGCTCTACGGGTTTCCTGAACTCCAGCTGTTCGAAGTTGAGTCGCGTCGGACCATGCGCGACCGCCTGGTGGGCATGCTGGACGTGGCGGTGGACCTGGGCGCAACGGCCCTGGTCTTCGGCTCCCCCAAGAACCGTCTCAAAGGGCAGAGAACTTGGCCCGAAGCACTCGCAGCGGCAGTGCCGTTCTTCAGGGACCTGGGGACGGAAGCCGCGCTTCGTGGCGTGTGCCTGTGCATAGAGCCAAACCCGACGGCCTACGGGTGCGACTTCGTCACTTCTGCCGCGGAGGGCCGTGAGCTGGTCGAGACTGTGGCCTCGCCTGGCTTCATGCTCCACCTCGACGCCGCCGGAATGCAGTTGGCTGGGGACGAGCCGCTGGTCGAGATCCCGCGGAGCATCTCCGCGCTTCGGCACTTCCACGTCAGCTCTCCCAACCTGGGACCAGTCGAGCCGAGCCAGGGTTCGGCCTGGAGCCAGGTACTGGGCGCCCTGACTCAGGCCGACTACCGTGGCTACGTTTCCATCGAGATGCGGCCGGCGACCGACCGCGCCTCTAGGCTCGCGGCAGTGGCAGCCGCCCTGGATGCGCTGGCGCACTGAGTTCACCCGCGAGAGTTTCCTCCTCACACGTCGCAGGAGGGTACATCCACTCCCGCCCTACCCCCCGGTGCTCCAACTTCACCACTCAACTGCCGCGTACCCAAACGCGAGCCAAGTCTCGCCGTACTATTGTGGTCCATCCATCCGAAACCAATAGTGCCTCGACCTCGAACAGGCTTGCCGGCCTGCACAGTAGCTCGCGAGGACCGAACCACTCCACCGGTGCTGTTCGGGAATCGCCGCTTACGCCCATTACGACTACTGTGGTGTTCCTGAGGCCACGGATAGCCGCCGACCAGTTGCCGTTTCCCCCACATTCAAGATAGCGAACGCCGGTGAGTAAGTCCGGCGCCTGAAGCATTGCTACATAGGCGCCCCGCTCAGAAACCACCACCGCCTCCCCCCCCTCCCGGATGGCGGCCAAACGTCGCTGATCCTCCCTAGTGAAGACCCCCCGCCAAGGGCCATTCTGGCTCCACTCGTCCGCCACCACGTCCAGTGCGCTTCGGACCGTCAGGGCTGCGAGTTGCAAGGCCGCGGCAAGGGCAATGATCGCAAGTGGCCACCTCCGCCCCCGCCTGACTGGCGCGCCCAGCACACCGACCGAGAGTGCAAAGAGCGGCAGCCAAACTGTGAAGTACCTCGCTGACCACCCGACGATCGCGTACTGGGCCGATACTGCCGCGTAGCTCAGCGCAGCCACAGCCACGACCCATACACTTCGCCTCGGCCTCAGCAGCAACCATAGTGCAGGCAACATGAGCGGCGACACCAGGCCTGTACGCATTGCGTCTGGACTAGGCGAGGGCAACAGGGACTCCGCATCAGCGACTGGCGCACCAAGCGCGGCGTAGAGTTCTCTCAAGTGAATGAATGAGACCGCTTGCCCTCTTGCGCTCTTGGGCAGGAACCCAAGCGGCTCGACCAGCCAGTTCAATATGGCAAACGTCGCGGACCGTGCATAAGCGGGTAGGTCCCCAGCAGCGTTCGACAGCATGTGCGCTATCGTTCCGCCAGCGAAGTCACCGGTCGCCCACCGAACGGGTAACCAGGAAAGCAGAATCAGCACCGCTCCCACCGCAACTCCGACGAGGCAGCCGAGACGGGCTGAGGTCGCTCCCAGTGACCTCCAGTTGCGAAGGAGTCCTGCACCGCTCGCCATGAGGCCAATTGCTGCCACCGTCGGCTTGCAGGCAGCACCCGCGGCTATGGCCACGGGGCCAAGCGCCCACCAATCTGTGGCCGAACGGCCGCTTAGCAGCAGAAGGAGCCCAAGCCACACGGGAAAGGCTGCTACAAGGTCAGTGTGCACCACCCCAAGCCGTGCGGCCATCCCAGGGAGAGCAAACAGGATCATCGCAGAGGCAGTTGCGTCGGCTCGTTTGAGTCCGACCTTGCGCCCCAATAGGTAGACGCACGCTGCCATGCCCACGGCTATCCAGGCCTGGATGATTGATCCGCCACGGAGCCCCGCCCCACCAAGCATGCTGGCGGTTGCAACAAGATTCCCTCCAACCGCAACGGAGATCTGCCGGAAGTCATTTGTGGCCCACGGGGCGAAGGTGTGCCGCTCCAGCCAAAAACTCACCCGTGGCGCGTGGTAGGCCAAACTGTCCGCGTGCCGGAGACCGTAGACAATATCAACTACCGTAGTTGCTGCCGCGCAGATTGACAGCAAGAGTCCGGTCAACAGTAGGACCCTACCCCGCCTGGTCCTGGCGGCGGTTCGGATGCGGCTTGGCAGCTGCCATCCCAGCCAGCCCCGTCTTCTGCGCGCGGCGACCAAGAGCAATGCACAGGCCAAGGCTATTGCACCACGATACGCCTGCGTGGAGAGGAGCGACAAGTGCCCCAGAGCAAGGCCAATGGCCAGTAGCAGGAAGACGCTTAGGCCGATCCCTTTTGTTATCCGCTCTGCGGACCCTTGCCCGCCAGGGCCTCCCGGAAGTGCCAGTATGGCCAGGCAGGGCATTATGGCGAGTACCACCAGAAAGCTCATGGAGGTTCACCCTCTCCCTGGCTGCGCAGAATCAACTGGTGATTCGCTTCCGTTGCCCCACGGCATGCACCTGCCTTCGGGGCATGCACGCACGCGGAGGTTATCGCGGAAGAGTCTCCCTTGCTACCTTGGGCGCGAGTGTCGCTAGCCTTTGGTCAGCCGACGCTCGATCGCGAATCTAGTCTCGACCCCTTGTACTCCAGGCGACCGCCAACTGCGGTTGGTGGGGTGAACGAAACGCAAGGTCCGAACTCCCGTTCAAGTCGCCGGGTTGCCCTTGACGCTGCCCAGCCTACGTTATGCGGCAGCCGTTCCTTTGCGCACAAATTGAAACTTGACCGCTCCCCAAAAACGATGCGGTCGCGGGTCATGTGACCCGCGACCGCATCGCATTCCGCAGTCTAGAGTGCCGTCGGGACTAGGGTGTAACAACGTACGGCATTAGCGGAGAAATCGCGTCGCGGTAGACCGTTGCATTGGTCCTTACCTCTGCGGCGACGATGTAGGAGCCAACTGGCATTGTGGCCGGCATCACCCAGGTTGCGTTGGCGTTCCAGTCCTGGGCGATGCTCCACATCGCGCCGTTGTGAATCCAGAAGCGATAGCTATAGTTCCCCGAGCCGGCGCCGGTGGCAGTAAAGGAAACGGGAAGGCCCGTCGCCTGAGAGTGGGGGCTTGGCAGGTCCACACCAAGGCCAACGCTCGTTGCAGCACCGTATGCCATTGTGAATGACATTGCATTGGAGATGGCGTCTCGGAATACCGTTGGGCTTGTGCGAACTTCAACGGAGACCTGATATTGGCCTGAAAGTGAATTCGTCCAGGTCCACGTATTGCCTCCGCCCCAGTTCTGGGCGAGCGTCCAGCCTGAGCCGTTGTTGATCCAGAACCGCGAGTCAAACACGGCCACGGCACCGGCGCCGGCCGTAAAGACCACGGCGGTCCCGGGGACCTGCGGACTGGCAAGGCTTGCCGTGAGGGTTGCCACCGTTGCTGCCGGCGTCGCGATCACATAGCCCATCACCGCAGAAATGGCGTCGCGGGCAACCGTCGTTGTGGTTCTCACCTCCACCGCGAAGCGGTGTTCGCCGTCGACGGGATTGGTCCAAGCCCATGTTGCGCCGCCACCCCAGTTCTGGGCGATGGCCCAAGCTCCGCCGCTGAAGTGCCAGAACCTGTAGTCGTAACCCACGGAACCCGCTCCCGTAGCGGTGAAGGTAATCGGCGTTCCTGGCAACTGCGGGCTAGGAAGGCTCGCCGTGAGCGTGACGCCCGTAGCGGGTGGTGCGCCGAGTACAATAGTCACGATGGGTGAAACAGCATCACGGAACACAAGCGAAGTGGTTCGTACCTCTGCGACCACCTGATAGGTTCCGGCCGGAGTCGTTGAGGCCAGGACCCAGTTGGATGTTGGGCTCCAGTCCTGAGCCAGAGAATAGCCAGCTCCGCTATTG
It encodes the following:
- a CDS encoding NAD(P)-dependent oxidoreductase, whose product is MTSALVGHSGFVGETLKRQATWDELYRSTDIEAIEGRSFDLVVCAGAPAAKWKANREPQADLENLQRLQRHLGRVKARRFVLISTVDVYPAPAGVDEDSSFSPDPANAYGTNRLALERYCRLRFDATVVRLPALFGAGLRKNAVYDLLNENGVELLQPRSEFQFYDMAELWVDLTRIQDAGLKLVNLATEPTSLADVARIAFGRRLEATERSPVVRYDFRTKHASIWGRAGGYAYGREEILERLQAFVATSRELGRPA
- a CDS encoding sugar phosphate isomerase/epimerase, with the protein product MKVAVSNIAWRPADDEAVAMVMHRHGADGVELAPTAYWPDPLLVPRAERRALRQKWGGLGFPVVALQALLYGFPELQLFEVESRRTMRDRLVGMLDVAVDLGATALVFGSPKNRLKGQRTWPEALAAAVPFFRDLGTEAALRGVCLCIEPNPTAYGCDFVTSAAEGRELVETVASPGFMLHLDAAGMQLAGDEPLVEIPRSISALRHFHVSSPNLGPVEPSQGSAWSQVLGALTQADYRGYVSIEMRPATDRASRLAAVAAALDALAH